Below is a window of Streptomyces sp. WMMB303 DNA.
GGCCACTCGGGTGGATACCACTGGCCGTTCCGGGCGGGCGGAGTGGACGACGACGAGGAGGACATGGCCGGATGCTACGGCCCGCCGCCCCGATGTTCGAGAGGCAGCGGGTCCACCTGCGACTGCGCACCGGGCACGGCGGCTGCCGGCCGGTGCGCCGGCCGACTGTCCGCCCGCTCCGGAGGCCCGAGTCGGCCGCCCGACGGCTCTCCTGCGGCAGCACGGCACGCCGACCCGGTCCGGCCCCCGTTGCGGTCCGGCCCCCGTTGCGGTCCGGCCCGCCGACGCGGTCCGGCGTGCCGACGCCGGTCCGGCTCGCCGAGCTGTCCGCGTGGCCGGTTCAGTCCGCCAGCTCGACCTGCATCTCGACCTCGACCGGCGCGTCCAGCGGCAGGACCGCCACTCCGACGGCGCTGCGCGCGTGGACGCCCTTGTCGCCCAGCACCTCGCCCAGCAGCTCGCTGGCGCCGTTGATGACGCCGGGCTGCCCGGTGAAGTCCGGCGCCGAGGCGACGAACCCGGTGACCTTGACGACGCGGGCTATCCGGTCGAGGTCCCCGGCCACGGACTTGACGGCGGCCAGCGCGTTCAGCGCCGCCGTGCGCGCCAGGTCCTTCGCCTCCTCGGGAGTGACCTCGGCGCCGACCTTCCCGGTCATCGGCAGGGTGCCCGACACCAGCGGGACCTGCCCGGCGGTGTAGATGTACCGGCCGCTCTGCACCGCCGGGACGTAGGCGCCGGCGGGGGTGGCGGTCTCGGGCAGCGCGAGCCCGAGCTGCGCGAGCCTGTCCTCGGCCGCGCTCACGCCTGCTTCTCCCGCTTCAGATAGGCCACGAGCTGCTCGGGGTTGTTCGGCCCGGGCACGACCTGGACCAGTTCCCAGCCGTCTTCGCCCCAGGTGTCGAGGATCTGCTTGGTCGCGTGCACGAGGAGCGGCACGGTCGAGTATTCCCACTTCGTCATGGGGAGACCCTAACGAACGCCGGGACCGGAGAAACCGCCGCGCGCACCCCGTTCCGGGGCATGCTGCCGCGCGGCCCCCGGGTCGGGCCACGACCGGCACCGGCACCCGCTCCCCCGGGGTCGTCGGCGACCGGTCTCGCCGGAGCCGCAGGCAACGAATTAGGCTCCCAGCCGTGAGCAGGCTCCACGTAGTGACCGGCAAGGGCGGGACCGGCAAGACGACGGTCGCCGCCGCGCTCGCGCTGGCGCTGGCGCAGGACGGGCGGCGCACGCTGCTCGTGGAGGTGGAAGGGCGCCAGGGCATCGCGCAACTCTTCGAGACGGAACCGCTGCCGTACGAGGAGCGCAAGATCGCTGTCTCGCACGGCGGCGGCGAGGTGTACGCGCTGGCGATCGACGCCGAGCGGGCGCTGCTCGACTACCTCCAGATGTTCTACAAGCTCGGCAGTGCCGGGCGCGCGCTCAAACGGCTGGGCGCCGTCGACTTCGCGACCACCATCGCGCCCGGGCTGCGCGATGTACTGCTGACCGGCAAGGCGTGCGAGGCGGTACGCCGCACGGACCGACAGCAGCGGCCCGGCTACGACGCCGTGGTGATGGACGCGCCGCCCACCGGCCGCATCGCGCGCTTCCTCGGCGTCAACGAGGAGGTGGCCGGACTCGCCAAGGTCGGCCCCGTGCACAACCAGGCGCAGGGCGTCATGCGGCTGCTGAAGTCTCCGGAGACGGCTGTGCACCTGGTCACGTTGCTGGAGGAGATGCCCGTCCAGGAAACGGTCGACGGCATCGCCGAACTCCGTGCCGCCGGGCTGCCCGCCACCTCCGTGCTGGTCAACATGGTGCGTCCGGCGCTGCCGGGCGACGAACAGGTGGGGGCGGCGCAGGGGCGCACGGACGAGCTGGCCCGCGCCTTCGCCCGCGCGGGACTCGGGGACGAGCACCGCACAGGGGTCGCCGAGCAGCTCGTGGCACCGCTGCTGGAGCAGGGCAGGGAGCACGCCGAACGCGTCGCGCTGGAACGCGGGCTGCGCGCCGAGCTGTCCGCGCAGGGGCTGCCGGTGCGGGAGCTCGGCCTGCTCGGCCAGGGTGTCGAGCTGGCGGGCCTGTACGGCCTCGCCCGCTCCCTGCATCGCCAGTGGCGGACCACCGGGACGGACGGCACGCACCCGTGAGCCCCGGGCACCCCCAGCCGCCGCAGCCCCCCGTGCCACCACCCGCGACCTCCGGGGAAGGAGAGGCATCCATGGCCATGCCGCTGGAAGCCGACGCGCTGGATCTCGATCCGCTGCTGGACGACCCGACGACCCGGATCGTCGTCTGCTGCGGCTCCGGAGGAGTCGGCAAGACCACCACGGCCGCCGCCCTGGGCGTACGCGCCGCCGAGCGTGGCCGCCGGACCGTCGTCCTGACCATCGACCCCGCCCGGCGGCTCGCCCAGTCCATGGGCCTGTCCGAGCTGGACGACATCCCGCGCGAGGTGCCCGGCGTCGACCGGACGGCGGGCGGCGAACTGCACGCCATGATGCTCGACATGAAGCGCACGTTCGACGAGATCGTCGAGACGCACGCCGACCCCGACCGCGCCACGGCCATCCTGGAGAACCCCTTCTACCAGTCGCTCTCCACCGGCTTCGCCGGGACGCAGGAGTACATGGCGATGGAGAAGCTCGGCCAGCTCCGCGCCGGCGACGAGTGGGACCTGATCGTCGTGGACACCCCGCCGTCCCGGTCGGCCCTGGACTTCCTGGACGCGCCCAAGCGCCTCGGATCGTTCCTGGACGGGAAGTTCATCAAGCTGATGATGGCGCCCGCGCGGGTCGGCGGCCGGGCCGGGATGAAGGTCGTGAACCTCGGCATGGCCGGGCTCTCGCTCTTCACCGGCGCCCTCGACAAGCTCCTGGGCGCCGGCCTGCTGCGGGACGTGCAGACCTTCGTCGCCGCCATGGACACCATGTTCGGCGGCTTCCGCACCCGCGCGGACGCCACCTACCGGCTGCTCCAGGCCCCCGGCACCGCATTCCTCGTCGTGGCGGCGCCGGAGCGGGACGCGCTGCGCGAGGCGTCGTACTTCGTGGAGCGGCTCTCCGCGGACCGGATGCCGCTGGCCGGGCTGGTGCTCAACCGGGTGCACGACAGCCGCGCGTCCTGGCTGAGCGCCGAGCGGGCCCTCGCGGCCGCGGAAAATCTCGATGACGGCGGCATTGTGGATCGCGAACGGGGGAAGAGTCTGCATCGCGGCGCTCCATCGGCCGGTCCGGCGGATCCCGAGGACGGCTCCCCCGCCTCCCCGAGCCCAGGCACAGCCGGATCCGTCACCGCGCTCGAGGCGACCGAGCGGAACGGGGCGGCGCGAGCCGGGGCGCAGCGGACCGGAGCGCGTACCGGAACTGTGGAGCGCGCGGTACCCGACGCGCGGTCAGCCGCCGGTCAGCCGTCGGACGGTGACGCACACCCGCACGAGGACGCGGATCGCGAGGATGCGAGCCGCGAGAACACGGGCCACGAGGTGATGCGTCGGGACGGCGGCCGGGACGAGGACCGCACCGGGAAGACCGAGGACGCCCGGAAGACCGGGGACACCGGGGACACCGGGGACGACGAGCTCGCCGTGCTGGCAGCGGGGCTGCTGCGGCTGCACGCCGACCGGATGCGGCTGCTGGAGCGCGAGCAGCGCACGCGCGACCGCTTCACCGCGGTGCATCCGGACGTGCCGGTGGCCGAGGTCACCGCCCTGCCCGGAGACGTGCACGATCTGGACGGTCTGCGCACCATCGGTCTCCGTCTCGCCCACCAGCGCGAACGCACTGAAGCGGGCGGGGCCGAAGCGTCCGGCGCCGCAGCGGACTGACGCGAGGGGGCCGGCGGAACGTTCCCGTCGGCCGGCACGAGCCGACCGGGACGGGCGGTCCCGAGGCGGACGATCCGTCTGCGGCAGACCACGGACCGGAGCCTGACCGTCCCGAGCCGGGCCTGACCGTCCGGAGCCGAGCCGGGCGGATCGACCGGGTGCTCGGCGCAGGACCGTTCCTCCTGGTGGTCAGCCCACCGCTGCGTACCGTTCGTGCTCCTCCGCCTCGAGCTCCATGTCGACCGGCAGCATCACACCGGTGCTGCGCTCGTACTCGGAG
It encodes the following:
- a CDS encoding RidA family protein → MSAAEDRLAQLGLALPETATPAGAYVPAVQSGRYIYTAGQVPLVSGTLPMTGKVGAEVTPEEAKDLARTAALNALAAVKSVAGDLDRIARVVKVTGFVASAPDFTGQPGVINGASELLGEVLGDKGVHARSAVGVAVLPLDAPVEVEMQVELAD
- a CDS encoding DUF4177 domain-containing protein, which encodes MTKWEYSTVPLLVHATKQILDTWGEDGWELVQVVPGPNNPEQLVAYLKREKQA
- a CDS encoding ArsA-related P-loop ATPase produces the protein MSRLHVVTGKGGTGKTTVAAALALALAQDGRRTLLVEVEGRQGIAQLFETEPLPYEERKIAVSHGGGEVYALAIDAERALLDYLQMFYKLGSAGRALKRLGAVDFATTIAPGLRDVLLTGKACEAVRRTDRQQRPGYDAVVMDAPPTGRIARFLGVNEEVAGLAKVGPVHNQAQGVMRLLKSPETAVHLVTLLEEMPVQETVDGIAELRAAGLPATSVLVNMVRPALPGDEQVGAAQGRTDELARAFARAGLGDEHRTGVAEQLVAPLLEQGREHAERVALERGLRAELSAQGLPVRELGLLGQGVELAGLYGLARSLHRQWRTTGTDGTHP
- a CDS encoding ArsA family ATPase; amino-acid sequence: MAMPLEADALDLDPLLDDPTTRIVVCCGSGGVGKTTTAAALGVRAAERGRRTVVLTIDPARRLAQSMGLSELDDIPREVPGVDRTAGGELHAMMLDMKRTFDEIVETHADPDRATAILENPFYQSLSTGFAGTQEYMAMEKLGQLRAGDEWDLIVVDTPPSRSALDFLDAPKRLGSFLDGKFIKLMMAPARVGGRAGMKVVNLGMAGLSLFTGALDKLLGAGLLRDVQTFVAAMDTMFGGFRTRADATYRLLQAPGTAFLVVAAPERDALREASYFVERLSADRMPLAGLVLNRVHDSRASWLSAERALAAAENLDDGGIVDRERGKSLHRGAPSAGPADPEDGSPASPSPGTAGSVTALEATERNGAARAGAQRTGARTGTVERAVPDARSAAGQPSDGDAHPHEDADREDASRENTGHEVMRRDGGRDEDRTGKTEDARKTGDTGDTGDDELAVLAAGLLRLHADRMRLLEREQRTRDRFTAVHPDVPVAEVTALPGDVHDLDGLRTIGLRLAHQRERTEAGGAEASGAAAD